In the Oncorhynchus keta strain PuntledgeMale-10-30-2019 chromosome 14, Oket_V2, whole genome shotgun sequence genome, one interval contains:
- the LOC118393046 gene encoding 60S ribosomal protein L35, translating to MGKIKARDLRGKKKEELLKQLDDLKVELSQLRVAKVTGGAASKLSKICVVRKSIARVLTVINQTQKENLRKFYKGKKYKPLDLRPRKTRAIRRRLNKHEESLRTKKMQRKDRLYSIRKFAVKA from the exons ATG GGCAAGATCAAGGCTAGAGATCTGCGGGGCAAGAAGAAGGAGGAGCTGCTCAAGCAGCTCGATGACCTGAAGGTAGAGCTGTCCCAGCTCCGCGTAGCCAAGGTTACTGGTGGAGCTGCCTCTAAGCTCTCCAAGAT CTGTGTCGTCCGCAAGTCCATCGCCCGCGTTCTGACTGTCATCAACCAGACGCAGAAGGAGAACCTGAGGAAATTCTACAAG GGTAAAAAGTACAAGCCCCTGGATCTGAGACCCAGGAAGACCCGTGCCATCCGCAGGAGACTTAACAAGCATGAGGAGTCTCTCAGGACCAAGAAGATGCAGAGGAAGGACCGCCTGTATTCCATTCGCAAATTTGCTGTGAAGGCTTAA
- the LOC118393047 gene encoding golgin subfamily A member 1-like isoform X3 encodes MFAKLKKKIAEEAATAPRTGVRMPRSYSKESITSVGADSGDDFASDGSSSRDDLSSQILRRNDQIRKLEAKLSASMRKLQDQNETHQANRAKMAEGMALALDKKDQEWMERICTLEQEKASLSVRLDEMMEQSLTLFQKRDDLDELEGFQQQELAKVKHMLLSKEEQLVQQERVLQQKGAELQMAKKGLAEAQEQLRVLGEEHQESCRLNTEQEMEREELLEVREEAEKKITELEGRGQNLQKVIQQVSEDFQKSRSAAAAVEKSLRTLQMENNALKLQQHKAAVTDEDKERVLLDLQEKISSLERRLFGNLSEDELLQELLKEKSTLEQRLEDTRVELLEARTNHADTVSSLETQISRLNNNVTELQTLLRHKDDSSKNYRERTDAQIAGLEQQVQESNERLKNTEQQISDKQAHLDKLQAEWSVERDSLQQQVSAERQQGQERAGRLEEQLIALQTERDTEHTSAQARISELEQERASLLRGRDKADVALRRQAEGLEQARSELSSRQTVSVEIAMALEDTRRQKEELQLQVGEMMASLQTTSQELAHVTEQLKRKEEELQTLRDELQSAQSSLSQLQEETEGLQAAAQERQEEKDSQLVSLRQELLTQNEQLDSCQLRVSELEVETLTLQHTPELCELDQNGTVTVDDLDHMQKANRDLEQQLSDKNKTIKQLQQRLAELKRTLQKELKLKPETESDGKERAQEGRGERQERPERIFTELTLGPAPGPNTTVTNTSDLNDSREINFEYLKHVVLKFMSSREAEAYQLIRAVSVLLNFTGEEEDMLKQTLEYKMSWFGSKPSLKGIVRPSVSGAPAHWS; translated from the exons CCTCCATGAGGAAACTGCAGGACCAGAATGAGACTCACCAGGCCAATAGAGCTAAAATGGCTGAAGGCATGGCTTTGGCACTGGACAAGAAGGATCAG GAATGGATGGAAAGGATATGTACGCTGGAGCAG GAGAAAGCGTCTCTGTCTGTGAGGCTAGATGAGATGATGGAGCAGAGCCTTACTCTGTTCCAGAAGAGGGATGACCTGGACGAGCTGGAGGGCTTCCAGCAGCAGGAGCTCGCCAAAGTCAAACACATG TTACTGAGTAAGGAGGAGCAGCTGGTCCAGCAGGAGCGAGTGCTCCAGCAGAAGGGTGCCGAGCTGCAGATGGCCAAGAAGGGTCTGGCCGAAGCCCAGGAGCAGCTGCGGGTTCTGGGAGAGGAGCATCAGGAAAGTTGCAGGCTCAACACGGAGCAGGAGATGGAGAG AGAGGAGTTGCTGGAGGTCAGGGAGGAGGCTGAGAAGAAGATTACTGAGCTGGAGGGCAGAGGCCAGAACCTGCAGAAGGTCATCCAACAGGTGTCTGAAGACTTCCAGAAG TCACGGAGCGCGGCAGCAGCTGTAGAGAAGTCTCTCCGTACGTTACAAATGGAGAACAATGCCCTGAAGCTGCAGCAACACAAA GCTGCAGTGACTGATGAGGACAAGGAGCGTGTGCTGCTGGACCTGCAGGAGAAGATCTCCTCTCTGGAGAGACGTCTGTTTGGTAACCTGAGTGAAGACGAGCTCCTCCAGGAGCTTCTCAAAGAG AAGTCCACTCTGGAGCAGAGGCTGGAGGACACGAGAGTTGAGCTGCTGGAGGCACGCACCAACCATGCTGACACGGTTAGCTCTTTGGAGACTCAG ATATCCAGACTCAACAACAATGTGACTGAACTACAGACCCTGCTACGACACAAGGACGACTCTTCcaagaactacagagagagaacgGATGCACAG aTAGCAGGTCTGGAACAGCAGGTGCAGGAGAGCAATGAGAGGCTCAAGAACACTGAGCAGCAGATCTCTGACAAACAAGCACATCTAGACAAACTG CAGGCAGAGTGGAGTGTGGAGAGGGACAGTCTGCAGCAGCAGGTGTCTGCAGAGCGGCAACAGGGCCAGGAGAGGGCAGGCCGGCTGGAGGAGCAGCTCATTgcactgcagacagagagagacaccgaacACACCTCTGCCCAAGCCAGGATT AGTGAGTTGGAGCAAGAGAGAGCGTCTCTGCTGAGGGGGAGGGATAAAGCTGACGTTGCTCTGAGGAGGCAGGCAGAGGGGCTGGAGCAGGCCAGG TCAGAGCTGAGCAGCAGGCAGACAGTGAGTGTGGAGATAGCCATGGCTCTGGAGGACACcaggagacagaaggaggagcTCCAACTACAG GTAGGAGAGATGATGGCGTCACTTCAAACAACATCGCAGGAACTGGCCCACGTCACTGAGCAGCTGAAGCGGAAAGAAGAGGAACTCCAAACACTTCGCGATG AGCTGCAGAGTGCCCAGAGCTCCCTGTCCCAGCTgcaagaggagacagaggggctgCAGGCAGCAGCccaggagaggcaggaggagaaggacagccAGCTGGTCAGCTTGAGGCAGGAGCTCCTAACCCAGAATGAGCAGTTAGACTCCTGCCAGTTACGG GTATCGGAGCTAGAGGTAGAGACTCTGACGTTGCAGCACACTCCAGAGCTGTGTGAACTGGACCAGAATGGGACTGTGACGGTAGATGACCTGGACCACATGCAGAAGGCCAACCGAGACCTGGAGCAGCAGCTCAGTGACAAGAACAAG ACCATTAAGCAGCTGCAGCAGAGACTAGCAGAGCTAAAGAGGACCTTGCAGAAGGAGCTG AAGCTGAAACCTGAAACAGAGTCCGATGGGAAAGAGAGGGCccaagaagggagaggagagaggcaagaGAGGCCAGAAAGAATCTTTACAGAGCTCACTCTAGGTCCGGCCCCGGGCCCAAACACCACTGTCACCAACACATCTGATCTCAATGACTCACGAGAGATCAACTTTGAGTACCTCAAACACGTGGTGCTAAAATTCATGTCATCCAGAGAGGCTGAG GCCTATCAGCTGATCAGAGCAGTGTCTGTGTTGCTGAACTTCACTGGTGAGGAAGAAGACATGTTGAAGCAGACTCTGGAGTACAAG ATGTCCTGGTTTGGATCCAAGCCTTCTCTGAAAGGTATTGTCCGGCCATCAGTTTCAGGGGCACCTGCTCACTGGAGCTGA